A region from the Dinoroseobacter shibae DFL 12 = DSM 16493 genome encodes:
- the rpoC gene encoding DNA-directed RNA polymerase subunit beta', translating to MNQELTTNPFNPVAPVKTFDEIKVSLASPERILSWSFGEIKKPETINYRTFKPERDGLFCARIFGPIKDYECLCGKYKRMKYRGVICEKCGVEVTLQKVRRERMGHIELAAPVAHIWFLKSLPSRIGTMLDMTLRDLERILYFENYVVIEPGLTDLTYGQLMTEEEFLDAQDAYGMDAFTANIGAEAIREMLAAIDLETEAEQLRADLAEATGELKPKKIIKRLKLVENFLESGNRPEWMVLTVVPVIPPELRPLVPLDGGRFATSDLNDLYRRVINRNNRLKRLIELRAPDIIIRNEKRMLQESVDALFDNGRRGRVITGANKRPLKSLSDMLKGKQGRFRQNLLGKRVDFSGRSVIVTGPELKLHQCGLPKKMALELFKPFIYSRLEAKGLSSTVKQAKKLVEKERPEVWDILDEVIREHPVMLNRAPTLHRLGIQAFEPVLIEGKAIQLHPLVCSAFNADFDGDQMAVHVPLSLEAQLEARVLMMSTNNVLSPANGAPIIVPSQDMILGLYYITLEREGLPGQGMIFGSPEEVEHALTAGTVHLHSKIQARVKQIDDEGNEIYKRYETTPGRVRLGALLPLNAKAPFELVNRLLRKKEVQQVIDTVYRYCGQKESVIFCDQIMTLGFREAFKAGISFGKDDMLIPDTKWDIVEGVRDQVKEFEQQYMDGLITQGEKYNKVVDAWSKCSDEVASEMMDEISRDRFDPDTKEQMEPNSVYMMAHSGARGSPAQMKQLGGMRGLMAKPSGEIIETPIISNFKEGLTVLEYFNSTHGARKGLADTALKTANSGYLTRRLVDVAQDCIVRLNDCGTENAITAEAAVNDGEVVASLGERVLGRVAAEDVVDPASGEVIVAKGELIDERKADLIEQSSIQSMRMRSPLTCEADEGVCAQCYGRDLARGTKVNVGEAVGIIAAQSIGEPGTQLTMRTFHIGGIAQGGQQSFQEAGQEGKIAFRNANLLENTSGEKIVMGRNMQLLIVDGEGAERASFKLGYGTKVHVAEGDKVGRGDKLFEWDPYTLPIIAEKSGVVRFADLVSGISVREETDDATGMTQKIVSDWRAAPKGSDLKPEVLIADPETGEPVRNDAGNPVTYPMSVDAILSIEDGMPISAGDVVARIPREGAKTKDITGGLPRVAELFEARRPKDHAIIAEIDGYVRFGRDYKNKRRISIEPSDETMEPVEYMVPKGKHIPVAEGDFVQKGDYIMDGNPAPHDILRIMGIEALADYLINEVQDVYRLQGVKINDKHIEVIVRQMLQKWEILDSGETTLLKGEHVDKLQFEAVNEKAIAEGRRPAQGEPILLGITKASLQTRSFISAASFQETTKVLTEASTMGKRDKLIGLKENVIVGRLIPAGTGGATQQMRRIAQERDQKVIEQRQAEAEEAAALAAPMAEDVFEDGGDMADISMPESRD from the coding sequence ATGAACCAGGAACTGACAACCAACCCGTTCAACCCGGTCGCCCCGGTCAAGACCTTCGACGAGATCAAGGTTTCCCTGGCGAGCCCGGAGCGGATCCTCTCGTGGTCCTTCGGCGAGATCAAGAAGCCCGAGACGATCAACTACCGCACGTTCAAGCCCGAGCGTGACGGCCTGTTCTGCGCGCGGATCTTCGGCCCGATCAAGGATTACGAATGCTTGTGCGGCAAGTACAAGCGGATGAAATATCGCGGGGTCATCTGCGAGAAATGCGGCGTCGAAGTCACGCTGCAGAAGGTCCGGCGCGAGCGCATGGGCCATATCGAGCTGGCCGCCCCCGTCGCCCATATCTGGTTCCTGAAATCGCTGCCGTCGCGGATCGGCACGATGCTGGACATGACCCTGCGTGATCTCGAACGGATCCTCTATTTCGAGAACTACGTGGTGATCGAGCCGGGCCTGACGGACCTCACCTACGGTCAGCTGATGACCGAGGAGGAGTTCCTCGATGCCCAGGACGCCTACGGCATGGACGCCTTCACCGCCAATATCGGTGCCGAAGCGATCCGCGAGATGCTGGCGGCGATCGACCTGGAAACCGAGGCCGAGCAGCTGCGCGCCGATCTGGCCGAGGCCACGGGCGAGTTGAAGCCCAAGAAGATCATCAAGCGCCTGAAGCTGGTCGAGAATTTCCTCGAGTCCGGCAACCGTCCGGAATGGATGGTTCTGACCGTGGTGCCGGTGATCCCGCCGGAGCTGCGCCCGCTGGTCCCGCTGGACGGGGGCCGGTTCGCGACCTCGGACCTCAACGACCTCTATCGCCGGGTGATCAACCGCAACAACCGCCTCAAGCGGCTCATCGAGCTGCGCGCGCCGGACATCATCATCCGCAATGAAAAGCGGATGCTGCAGGAATCCGTCGACGCGCTCTTCGACAACGGCCGTCGCGGCCGGGTGATCACGGGGGCGAACAAGCGGCCGCTGAAGTCGCTGTCGGACATGCTCAAGGGCAAGCAGGGCCGGTTCCGTCAGAACCTGCTCGGCAAGCGCGTGGACTTCTCGGGCCGCTCGGTCATCGTGACCGGGCCGGAGCTGAAGCTGCATCAATGCGGTCTGCCCAAGAAAATGGCGCTGGAGCTGTTCAAGCCGTTCATCTACTCGCGGCTCGAGGCCAAGGGCCTGAGCAGCACGGTCAAGCAGGCCAAGAAGCTGGTCGAAAAAGAGCGCCCCGAGGTGTGGGATATCCTCGACGAGGTGATCCGCGAACACCCGGTGATGCTGAACCGCGCACCGACCCTGCACCGTCTGGGCATCCAGGCGTTCGAGCCCGTGCTCATCGAAGGCAAGGCGATCCAGCTGCACCCGCTCGTGTGCTCGGCGTTCAACGCCGATTTCGACGGCGACCAGATGGCGGTTCACGTGCCGCTCTCGCTCGAGGCGCAGCTCGAAGCGCGCGTCCTGATGATGTCCACGAACAACGTGCTGTCGCCGGCCAACGGCGCGCCGATCATCGTGCCGTCCCAGGACATGATCCTCGGGCTCTACTACATCACGCTGGAGCGTGAGGGCCTGCCGGGTCAGGGCATGATCTTCGGCTCTCCGGAGGAGGTCGAGCATGCGCTGACCGCGGGCACCGTTCACCTGCACTCCAAGATCCAGGCGCGGGTCAAGCAGATCGACGACGAAGGCAACGAGATCTACAAGCGTTACGAGACCACGCCCGGGCGCGTGCGCCTCGGCGCGCTTCTGCCGCTGAACGCCAAGGCGCCGTTCGAACTGGTCAACCGGCTCCTGCGCAAGAAAGAGGTGCAGCAGGTCATCGACACCGTCTACCGCTATTGCGGGCAAAAGGAGTCGGTCATCTTCTGCGACCAGATCATGACGCTCGGCTTCCGGGAGGCGTTCAAGGCGGGCATTTCCTTCGGCAAGGACGACATGCTGATCCCCGACACCAAGTGGGACATCGTCGAAGGTGTCCGCGACCAGGTGAAGGAATTCGAACAGCAATACATGGATGGCCTGATCACCCAGGGTGAAAAGTACAACAAGGTCGTCGATGCGTGGTCGAAATGTTCCGACGAGGTGGCGTCCGAGATGATGGACGAGATCTCCCGCGACCGGTTCGATCCCGACACCAAGGAGCAGATGGAGCCGAACTCGGTCTACATGATGGCCCATTCCGGCGCCCGGGGTTCGCCCGCGCAGATGAAGCAGCTCGGCGGGATGCGCGGCCTGATGGCCAAGCCGTCGGGCGAGATCATCGAGACTCCGATCATCTCGAACTTCAAGGAAGGCCTGACCGTTCTGGAATACTTCAACTCCACCCACGGGGCCCGGAAGGGTCTGGCGGACACGGCGTTGAAGACGGCGAACTCGGGTTATCTGACCCGGCGTCTGGTGGACGTGGCCCAGGACTGCATTGTGCGGCTGAACGATTGCGGCACCGAGAACGCCATCACCGCCGAAGCGGCCGTGAACGACGGGGAGGTTGTCGCCTCCCTCGGTGAACGGGTGCTGGGGCGTGTGGCGGCCGAGGACGTGGTCGACCCGGCCAGCGGCGAGGTGATCGTCGCCAAGGGCGAGTTGATCGACGAGCGCAAGGCCGACCTGATCGAGCAGTCCAGCATCCAGTCCATGCGGATGCGCAGCCCGCTGACCTGCGAGGCGGATGAAGGCGTCTGCGCCCAGTGCTATGGCCGGGATCTGGCGCGCGGCACCAAGGTGAACGTGGGCGAGGCCGTCGGCATCATCGCGGCCCAGTCCATCGGCGAGCCGGGCACCCAGCTGACCATGCGGACCTTCCACATCGGCGGGATCGCACAGGGTGGCCAGCAGTCCTTCCAGGAGGCCGGGCAGGAGGGCAAGATCGCCTTCCGCAACGCCAACCTGCTGGAGAACACCTCGGGCGAGAAGATCGTCATGGGCCGCAACATGCAGCTCCTGATCGTCGACGGGGAGGGCGCGGAGCGGGCCAGCTTCAAGCTCGGCTACGGCACCAAGGTCCATGTGGCCGAGGGCGACAAGGTAGGCCGCGGCGACAAGCTGTTCGAATGGGATCCCTACACCCTGCCGATCATCGCCGAGAAGTCGGGGGTGGTGCGGTTTGCGGATCTCGTTTCGGGCATCTCGGTGCGCGAAGAGACCGACGATGCGACGGGCATGACCCAGAAGATCGTGTCCGACTGGCGCGCCGCGCCCAAGGGCAGCGACCTCAAGCCCGAGGTTCTGATCGCGGATCCGGAAACCGGCGAGCCCGTGCGCAACGACGCGGGCAACCCGGTGACCTATCCGATGTCGGTGGACGCGATCCTGTCGATCGAGGACGGCATGCCGATCTCGGCCGGCGACGTGGTGGCGCGGATCCCGCGCGAAGGTGCCAAGACCAAGGACATCACCGGGGGTCTTCCCCGCGTGGCGGAACTGTTCGAGGCCCGTCGTCCCAAGGATCACGCCATCATCGCCGAGATCGACGGCTATGTCCGGTTCGGGCGCGACTACAAGAACAAGCGTCGCATCTCGATCGAGCCCAGTGACGAGACCATGGAGCCCGTGGAATACATGGTGCCCAAGGGCAAGCACATCCCGGTGGCCGAGGGCGATTTCGTCCAGAAGGGCGACTACATCATGGATGGCAACCCCGCGCCGCATGACATCCTGCGGATCATGGGGATCGAGGCGCTGGCGGACTACCTGATCAACGAGGTGCAGGACGTCTACCGCCTGCAGGGCGTGAAGATCAACGACAAGCACATCGAGGTGATCGTGCGCCAGATGCTCCAGAAGTGGGAGATCCTCGACAGCGGGGAAACCACGCTTCTGAAGGGCGAGCATGTGGACAAGCTCCAGTTCGAGGCGGTCAACGAGAAGGCGATCGCCGAAGGTCGTCGTCCGGCCCAGGGCGAGCCGATCCTCCTGGGGATCACCAAGGCCTCGCTCCAGACCCGGTCCTTCATCTCGGCAGCCTCCTTCCAGGAGACGACCAAGGTGCTGACCGAGGCCTCGACCATGGGCAAGCGCGACAAGCTGATCGGCCTGAAGGAAAACGTCATCGTGGGCCGCCTGATCCCGGCGGGCACCGGTGGGGCGACCCAGCAGATGCGCCGCATCGCCCAGGAGCGCGACCAGAAGGTGATCGAGCAGCGTCAGGCGGAGGCCGAAGAGGCCGCTGCCCTCGCCGCCCCGATGGCGGAGGACGTGTTCGAGGATGGGGGGGACATGGCGGATATCTCCATGCCCGAGAGCCGCGATTGA